The following nucleotide sequence is from Centropristis striata isolate RG_2023a ecotype Rhode Island chromosome 7, C.striata_1.0, whole genome shotgun sequence.
gacTTTAAACTATTGCCACAGTAGCTATATCTAGGATTGTTGCATAAGATGTGTTACATTCTATATCTAGACTAGATGagcaacactttctgtgtgatgtgtgtggtCAGTCAACTACTTTGATGGAGTGTACATGGCACGTGCTGGTGTGTGTTCTTGAGGAGCTTCTGCCACCGGTGGAGCTTTGGCCGTGTTGGGAGGAGCGGGGAAACTTAGAAGCTGTGGCCTGACCGATAGTGAGCTGAAAGAATGAaaagtgaacagaagaaaatgttaatgtcaataaaatgattatttcttcAGCTTTACATAACACAGAGATTGTATTACAGTAGTATTGCACGCTGTCCTGTACCTGTGTGACAGGATGATGCCGTTCAACTATCACAGAGCTCATGGGCGGAGCCACACCCATCACCTGGAGGTTGGTGCGTGCAGCCTTAGCAACGTCAGTACGTGCAGTGATCCTCGCTGTGACAGTCTTTGACGGTTTTTGTTGACTCGCTGTGACGACACGACCGCTAACCTGAAACATCAAATTGTGGATCATGTATCAATGTGatgagacttttttttggactgaatttgagtcattttgtgttgtcgGTCATCATTTTGATAACCATTTCTTTGATGCGTGACAGTTACACATAGCTGCTGTGAAGGTGGGCATTGGCATTACTTGTAGGCCTCTTGTGCCAGAGTCAACAGATCAGTATGTGTAATACTAACCTGTTTGTGGGCACTTACAGTGCCTCCAGGTGGGAGTGAGCTGTGCACCACTGTGGTGGGAGGGATCACTTCTGCCCTGGACATGGGGGCACCAGACCCCATCTGAGGAAAAGGGAATCAAGGGGAACAGGAACAGGAGTGGGAGTTAGATAAAGTGAATCATAGTGCTGCcaataaaaatagacaaaaggAATTACAGAAGCAAATTAAGAACACGTCTGTTTTAGTTGTATCTACATGAACTAGCTTAGAATGAAGCAAACAGCTATCTGagtctgaaaaatgaagccaacgcAAAAGtgctttaaagctgcattctttcgagtaatttcaaaattttaaaagttccttttaaaaaaatatatacatatggaCTGATGATGATTGAGATGTTATTGAATTATGGCATAGAAGAACTATGGtgtgtaaataaatgtgtggTTTCATTAGTAATTGTCACTCACCATTTCCTCTACTTCGATGTGGGAAGGGTCTGGGCAGTCAAAGTGGACCGGACTGAAGCGTGTGGAAGAAACGGGATATGGATGAAGTTGAGCCAGTGTAGCAGAGCCAGGCTCATCCTGAGGAGGCAGATTATCTACAGAAAGAACACAATTATTGAGTCAGACTCAATACACTCCTGACATGAGTTAACAAAAGTCACTCATTTTAGAGAACATGATGTCCAATATCCTGTGAATGAAAAGCCTACCCTTTCCTTTTGGTTGAACAACTTTGTAGCTATCAGAACTAAGGGTTAAAACTGGTTATTTGGGGCTTTGAGCTGGAATGTGAATTATCTTCTCTTACTAGTTTGAGGTAAGATTAGGAGTACAATTTTGAAACTAAACATGTAACAGAGGAGCCAATACCAGCTACAAACCCCTGCATTTGCAAATTAGAAATGTGGCTGATCATCAATTATGCATAACTCATAAGTGTGTGTACTCAAAAGGCTTAATGGCACTTCATatcaatttattttgtattagtCTGGTTGGCAAAAATGATTATGAGTAAGAGTAAGAAAAGGGTATTCAATTAACAGCCCAGTTTGACAGTCGCATAATGAAACACATTTCAAGTTGCAAGACTCATTAAACCTGAAAGCAGATGGATGAACAGAAGACAATGCTCGAGTTCATTTTCACGAGCTAAAAACAGCGAGATCCAGCTACAGCAGACATGTGCTCACCCAAAATAGCACGCACAAGAGCAGAATAGAACTGTTACAGAACAGGATCCTTTTGGTGCAACATGCTGATGGCAGTTTTTGAATTTGGTGTCAACTAAGTCTGTACAGAGTgtcatgggttttttttttttttttttacatgtgatGTTTATATTGTGGTATTatccaaaataaatacacttaaaaaaagctgcacagcATTCAAATCTTATTGTGATGAATGAAGCATCGAAGCTTCAAACTATTTGACAGCTCCAGTGTTAACCACAGATCCATCCTTGATATGGGAATGTGTGCAGGTAACGCTTTAATGATACgagttgtttttgtctttgtgaacCTTGGCATCGTTCACCTGTTGCGCCTCTTGCTGGCTACATCTACAAATATGTCCAAGgtttatgataattatgttTGCTCAGATATCCTGTATTGTTTCAAGCCATTAACCCAGTTTTCACAGAGCTAACAAATGACTGACTAACAGTAATTACATGATTtaataaatgttgcaaatggcTATTGAACTTTTCTAGCCAACCTTTTAGTGCCACAGCCAGGTTATAACCTCTCAGTTAGCACTCTGCACATCCACTGAATCATCACTCCATTAGAAGAGCAAGTGAATGACttcaagaaaacaacaaagaccACCCTCCAACTCATTCATAAATCTACACAACTGTCAATAGCACACGGCTGCAAGGTATTGGAGAAATGGTGtttctttcctttctgtttctgtctcgaTAGCTGCCCTGAATCAATACAGCAAAGAGGCAAGGCAAGCAATGCCTTTATGCTTTGTTGTATAGCTCATGGATGTAGTTACTGGTCTGGTGATGAGGATAACAGTGCAGGTTTTAATGTGCTAgctgtttaacccataagaacccagatccAGTAATCcataaaggaaaattatgggggatatactaccgaccaagtgaaccacatagaacacatttttgatgttttaaaaaaactctacCCTTAAATGtgaaagatctgtgatgtgacataaacgcatttatggtatttaagTTTATGATACGtcttactttaaaataaaaaaaactagacattttctgcttacagcaacacaaatttgccttttctttgcatctccgcaacatttatcaaaattgtggaaaataatagtgctgttaaacaataaattatttttcagatttgtttttaagtaacaaaataagaataaatcaataatacaaacaaataaccatgtgcctttttgtttgcatcacaattttgatatccatagcatatatcaaaattgtgactttaatttgttcaggaaatatggtcagaacaagttaaatataATACAGGACATAAACGTATTAgagttgttaaatgggtttaaactcagcctcgtaacaaaaaatacgcTTTTTGAAATAGCTACTTTTTCTGTTTCCaatcacagccacattttggagaagtcacttcttgtcacagtcacatgactgtcacatgaccaccacaccaaggtgttgagtatgtgtcgcttagggatttaataagttaaggtgaagcataaagctgaatatgggagattctagaagatttaaagtgtttgttacaccggtgtcaccatgggttcttatgggttaaaatgatGGATATTCTCTAAAAAATAGGTTTGTGTGGCCATCTATTACAAACCATGTTGATTATGAGATGGAGGCTGCTCCGGCCGTCCCTCTGTAGTTTGAAACATGCCGAGAGCCTCCATGTTGAGAGCACACACTCCTCTCATGAAGGCTTTCTTCATAGATTCCTCATAGCGCTCTCGCTCTAGTCGCAGTCTCTGAATCTCTGCCTGGGCTCTCTCTAAAGCCTCACAGTGCTGCAGAGACAAGTAGCAGAAGTTAGAAAGAATTAGTCATTCATTAGACTATATAATACTGACCAAACAAACTGATGATCATTTTCTTGCATTCATTGTTatgctttttacttttgatatacACCTGTAACACCACCAATAACATGGTTTCCTTAAATAACTTTTGGTTTCTTAATCTATTAATCAAGCTTAGTGTTGCTGTGAATCACTGACACGTCAATTAACCGTCACCTTTGAATCATACATTTACCTTTGtaggaaaataataaatgctGGTAACCAGTGGTGCTTTGGATCTGCTTGACATGACTCAGCTCTGCAAATGTACGGCGTACTGTATCATACTGACAACAGAACGCTGTGATTTTGTGGTTAAACGCCTCAATGAGTTAAGTATAAATTCAACTATGCAGCATCACCATACACACAGCGTTTCATATGCAGGTCCTTCACTCCTTTATTTACCTCCGCCAGCTTGGCCTCATACTCTGCAGACAGGCGGGTGCAGACCTCTTCAGCCCTTGCTCGGCAGGCTTGCTCCACCTTGACCTTCCAGTGTTTCTGGATCAGAGACTGCCAGCCGAAAAACACCTTCTTCTTCAGCTGCAAGTTGTAGTGCTGCCGTGCTAACTGAGCAGCATGAGCCTGGCAGGGAACCACAAGACCATGAAAATATTCACATGGAAATAATTACACCCATAATTCATTCTTGTGCAGGTGCAGTACATTTTCTCTTGTGGTGCACTTTCTGTGTCATGGTTTAGACAAGAATGTGAGTCATCCACTACATTTCGCATTTTAAACAAATGGCATAAACAGCtactttataaatataaaaaaaaagcacttgcTAGTTTGAATTTGGTATGAAAGAGAACAGATTGTTCATCAGTGCACTGACAAATTCTCACATATGTTAATTTTTTAAGAGGAGACATTTGTGCAAAAATGTGGCATATGCATGTTCAGTGTGCAGTGACACAGTGATGTATGGGTCGGCAACTCATGCAGAGACTGTTCATTTGCATAAACCATGAAACAGCAATGACAGTAATCTAGCAATGTTAAGATACATTCACTAGTAATATTACATCCTTAAAACAATACATATATGAACATTTAGAagctaaaaaacataaattatgttATGTGATTAAACCCTCCAAACAGATATTAGGATATTACAAGTTATGCTTATGTGATTTTCatctcaaagacacacacacacacacacacacacacacacacacacacacacaactacatAATAGTGTCTGTACAAAAAAGGGTTTTCATCAGTTCCATTATCATATGCAGAAAGCGTTTCCCATACAGCGAATTTATTTGGGCAGCTTACCCAAATAGATTAGCACCACCCAAACAAATATTTCATCCTGCCTTTACCTTTTGTATCATGTTcatgcagagcagcagcaggtttcTCTTTTCTCTAATCTTTCAGGTTATTTTTCACAGCtcataaaaaattacattttaaaactatttataaaactttttaattatttgactAAACTACTACTAGTTGTGTAGAAGTGTGTCATCAGCCTACCTCTTCTTTTGCTTCAGTGTGCTGGAGTCTCCAGCGGGTGAAGGCCTTcattttttcaagcttttctttttgtctgtccAGCACCTGGCTCAGGTTAACAATCACCTGAGGGAGGACACGTCACACAATAACCTTGTCAGTCTATAAAACAGACAAAGGTGTTCCTCAACTTTTTCTTTCAAGTTCTAAATGcacacaacaaagagacacaggaTATGTGAGTATAAGATAGAGATATGGGGCTGAAAGCTTATACGTGGATTAAGCCAACCTCATCTTACACTAACCTTTTGGGACATTAAATCTCAGTGTGGTACTTAATTTATGTCCAAATAACCAGCACATTATGAACTGgagaaagcaaataaaaacacatgtagTCACCTCATCTTTTCTCTGGTTGGAGGTCTCGTATGTTTGTAGCAGCCCCTTCAGGCTGTCTAGCTCTGACCTCAGGCCAGCTGTCTGGGCTGCatacctctccctctctttcttcttctccagcTTGTGTTGCTCCATGAAGGCCAGCTTCCACTTCCTGAGCTCGGTCAGCACATTTGTCTAATTAGGGAATAGAGGGTGGGACAGTCAGTGTGTTCATTACAGCACTTTAGTAAATATGGACATATGTACACAATTATTCAGTAGATTTTAAATTAGATGAGCAGCTGTGCCGAAGGATTTTAGAGgattttcagatttcagaacAGGCTACCACATGCAGCCTACACAACACCCTAATGCAGGAGTAAGTTTTGCCAAGGTACATAAACGGTTTAATTGTGACTTCAGCTAAATCTCAACAGGATCTAGCCAACACCGACAAAAGTGACTATGTTAGTCTTTTTTGAAGTATAAACAACAGATTTTTATCCTGCAACAACGGAGACTTACAAGCATCCAAATCTATCAGTCAAGTCTGAAAGAGTCTCAACTTCCTACAGTCCAAGGTTCTGTCTTTTTCGAGGTCAAACTCTTATCAGCCCTGCTTCGCAGTCGATTGGTTGTCATCTGCCCTCCATGAATGAGCTGTACAACATTAGAAGAAAAGGGCAGGAAGGACACCCACGTCCAGACACTCACCTCCTCCAAAATCATTTCACTGGGAGACACAATTAAAAGGTCACTGGTTTCATGAAGAGAGGAGCTGTCATCCTTTTCAGTAAGCATTTCTGAGACTTTTCATTCCCTTTATAATCTCTGATCTCTTCCTCACCATCGCTTATTTACCATGTCCTGTAATCCATCTCAGGCTAAGCGTAAATGTCAATATAAACCCACTATGCAGGTTTCAGTTGTTCATACTTATATATAGACATAGACTAAAAGGTATGTTTAaccattttagcatttttctcCACTCAATACTTTAGGTGTTGTAAATGGAGAGCAGTAATACTATCATCTCTAGGCCAGAAACAGCATGATCCGCCTGCTAGATTGCTCTTCAGAAGTTCAATTTATGCTCTGTTGATACTGTACCACAGATTTTGCTTCTTATAAAAATCGTTTTTGTCAATCTCATTTCCAATTATCAAGTAAAAACCTTCCAGTGTGCACCTATTTAGCTGTGAACTGCTGAAATACACTGCTTCTTTTCTTATCGTTCAGCTAAGTCAGAGCCCTATATATAGCCATACACCATTATCTATGGTCAGCTCTCAAGCAGGCAGCAAATAAGAGCCattagattgattgattgtggaAGGACAGCTCTACAGTGTGAGGAAGCAGACTAACCTTCAGGTTGTTGCTCCACGTGTCCAGAATGTTTTCCATCTTGCTTATGTTTTCCTCTGAGATAAACATCTCTGTCACAGCAGACTCAGGGTGTGGGCTGTTTGGCCTAGACCTCTCAAAAGGTGTCTGTAACCCGTCTGAGAGCACCGACACCCTGTCAGATGACCGACCTGCCAACTCCTGAGCTGAAaggcaaagaaaaaagaaacacagacgGACGGAATATCAttagaaaatgacacaacaaattGTGTGGTATCTTTATTTCTACACTTACTTGACATAAAGAcatgtaaatatgaaaataaaaatcagaccTAACCATCACCATTTGTTTCTTTgcatttgaattgaattgaattataggtaacgctttataataaggtccttaataaccattaattaacaagtaataaggcattgttctcgctttagatccggtagttgcaaaaagcatagttaacttatagttaacttataatagatgagcaataaagtatattttaatatcaataaacaaacaaaataacattaataaaggcatggcaaagacataatgggtgggtcatgggtgtttgtaatgccattattaacacttatataagcttataaacacacaataatgttaataagcatcttgtaaggacttacaagggcctaattacttgttaattaatggttattacaaggaccttaatataaagcgttaccgaattATATTTACCATGACAGGCTCTTGGATGTGTGGAGGGCTCAACAATGAAGGGGGAGACCTGTGTTGATCTCACACTCCTGCTAGAATGCCTCCCATCTTGAGCTTCAGTAGCAGTTTCTGACAGAAGACAAGGACATCAGAAAAAGGCACAATGGTTCAGAGATAAAAAGAGAATGTTATGCAAATACATTTTGACCTGAGATAATTTGAatggttttattaataaatgatcagatacagaaacacaaatctaAAGGATAACAAGTGAAAACACTTCTTACCAACATGGACCGGAGATGTtagaagacaaagaaaacacaaagaagcaCAAGACATTCAACATAAAAACTATACAAACACAAACCTCATATCCAAATACACATCACTACCgtttaagaaattaaaaaataactccCA
It contains:
- the poc5 gene encoding centrosomal protein POC5 encodes the protein MSSDEEEPTSPVLPKDSDRGSSVSSDLQDEYEELLRYAVVTPKLDRHTSAHLQQLSVLHLSAEGRTSQRKDDTKSKSAAETATEAQDGRHSSRSVRSTQVSPFIVEPSTHPRACHAQELAGRSSDRVSVLSDGLQTPFERSRPNSPHPESAVTEMFISEENISKMENILDTWSNNLKTNVLTELRKWKLAFMEQHKLEKKKERERYAAQTAGLRSELDSLKGLLQTYETSNQRKDEVIVNLSQVLDRQKEKLEKMKAFTRWRLQHTEAKEEAHAAQLARQHYNLQLKKKVFFGWQSLIQKHWKVKVEQACRARAEEVCTRLSAEYEAKLAEHCEALERAQAEIQRLRLERERYEESMKKAFMRGVCALNMEALGMFQTTEGRPEQPPSHNQHDNLPPQDEPGSATLAQLHPYPVSSTRFSPVHFDCPDPSHIEVEEMMGSGAPMSRAEVIPPTTVVHSSLPPGGTVSAHKQVSGRVVTASQQKPSKTVTARITARTDVAKAARTNLQVMGVAPPMSSVIVERHHPVTQLTIGQATASKFPRSSQHGQSSTGGRSSSRTHTSTCHVHSIKVVD